The following are from one region of the Nitrospirota bacterium genome:
- a CDS encoding insulinase family protein — MLLLLSGPAIGSEIREHYLPNGLKIVTVEDHKSPVVTVQIWYKVGSRNEVTGKTGLSHMLEHMMFKGTTKYGKGEYSAIVARNGGNENAFTSQDYTAYFQNISSDRYEISLDLESDRMTNLLIDQGEFMLERDVVKEERRLRTEDDPVSSLIEELYADAFQIHPYHSPVIGWMTDLNNLTREDLYDHYKEYYRPDNATIVVVGDIQSDELVKKIEHYFGGIPRGAHPVPEVKITESEQKGERRFLYKREAQLPYVIYGYHAPNYKEMDHYALDLLSKILSGGKSSRLYQNLVYSKQIALAAGGGYTPIQTDPELFYFYAQLKPGSTTEEAETALNEEIERIKREPVSAREFQKARNQIEASFIMGQDSVFYQAMLIGQLETTGAGARYLEGYIDEIRKVTPEDIMRVAQKYFIEDNRTVGILVPLPQE, encoded by the coding sequence ATACTGTTATTACTTTCAGGTCCAGCAATTGGCTCAGAAATAAGAGAGCACTATCTACCGAATGGTCTCAAGATTGTCACTGTAGAGGACCACAAATCCCCGGTCGTAACAGTTCAAATCTGGTACAAGGTTGGTTCCCGCAACGAGGTCACGGGTAAGACTGGTTTATCACATATGCTTGAGCATATGATGTTCAAGGGCACGACTAAATATGGAAAAGGCGAGTACTCCGCTATAGTGGCAAGAAACGGAGGCAACGAGAATGCCTTTACAAGCCAGGATTATACCGCCTATTTTCAGAATATATCGAGCGACAGGTATGAGATATCCCTGGATCTGGAATCTGACCGTATGACAAACCTCCTGATTGACCAGGGTGAGTTCATGCTGGAGCGTGATGTTGTTAAAGAGGAAAGAAGGCTCCGCACTGAAGATGACCCTGTTTCATCGTTGATTGAAGAGCTATATGCCGATGCCTTTCAGATACATCCTTATCATTCACCCGTAATTGGATGGATGACAGACCTGAACAATCTTACGAGGGAAGACCTTTACGATCATTATAAGGAATATTACAGACCTGACAACGCCACCATTGTTGTTGTAGGGGATATACAATCGGATGAATTAGTCAAAAAGATAGAACACTATTTTGGCGGCATTCCGAGAGGTGCCCATCCTGTTCCTGAAGTAAAAATTACTGAGAGTGAACAAAAGGGGGAGAGGCGGTTTCTCTATAAGCGTGAGGCGCAACTACCCTATGTCATTTATGGATACCATGCCCCTAATTATAAAGAAATGGATCACTATGCGCTTGATCTGTTGAGTAAAATATTGTCGGGGGGTAAGAGTTCAAGACTGTATCAGAACCTGGTTTATTCAAAACAGATAGCGCTTGCTGCCGGCGGTGGTTATACACCTATACAGACCGACCCGGAACTATTCTATTTTTATGCACAACTTAAACCCGGCAGTACAACAGAAGAGGCTGAGACAGCGTTAAATGAAGAAATCGAGCGGATAAAAAGAGAGCCTGTCTCAGCGAGAGAGTTTCAGAAGGCAAGAAACCAGATAGAGGCATCGTTCATTATGGGACAGGACTCGGTTTTCTACCAGGCAATGCTGATAGGTCAGCTTGAAACTACAGGTGCGGGGGCAAGGTATCTGGAAGGCTATATTGACGAAATCAGGAAGGTTACACCAGAGGATATAATGCGGGTTGCACAGAAGTATTTTATTGAGGATAACAGGACGGTTGGCATACTTGTGCCATTGCCGCAGGAATGA